DNA from Cyprinus carpio isolate SPL01 chromosome B3, ASM1834038v1, whole genome shotgun sequence:
tgcagaCACACATTTTCACCTTTTAAGTGTGAAAAAAGTAAATCCCGATACAGTTTCTgctctccattgacttccataagaATTTGTCTCCATACTAAAGGAGACCAGCAACCGTTTGGTTACctacgttcttcaaaatatcttcttttgtgtttaacagaagaaagatacACAGGTTTGTAGCAACATGAGAGGAAGTAAATGATGATTCATTTTTtgggttgaactgtccctttaaagcttTGGGAACTCATTACTACATTGAAAAACTGATTTGTTTCCTcaacatttttgtcttgttttccacaaATTCATAAATCAAGGCACATTTACTGGACAAGTCCCACTTTCTGAGAAATCTATCAAAATCAAGTGAGTTTGTgcttaaaacaaatataacaaaaataattgttttcccttcatttcattttaatcatgaactcacttcattttgaagaaacaacaaaacaaggcTCAATATTTTTAGTCGCTTCCcaattaaatgcatcttgatttaaagatgttgatatatttgtactggaaaacaagacaaaaatattaaattagaaaatcttttttattgcagtgtaaaacGTTATGGTTATCACAGAACATAAGCAGCTCTCTTCACACagctgcagtgcattatgggtgcaGGTCAGGACAAGGTCATCTTGTGTCTGATGAGCGAACAGAGCGAGCTGCGTAGTATTCATTCTTGCTCACCataaatttttaaatggtattttaatcacagtttccatgggacatgatttctgaagatcatgtgacactgaagactgatgctgaaaatacagctttgatcacaggaataaatgacagtttaacacatattcacatagaaaacagctgttgtaaatggtaataatatttgacaatattactgttttattatagttttgatgaaataaatgcagccttggtgagcagaaaagactcctctcaaaagcattttaaataatccTAATTCAAATGTCTGACTGGTAacatattcacaataaatatttttaatcaggtTACCACTACTTGACCACTATTTATGATCATATTTGGTTACAGTGACACTATTCTTATTTCAAACTTGTACATAATTCAAtccatttatttttgatcagcGCTTCGCTACACAACATACAAACTATTACATATGCTAATACTACATATTATTTATTCACACGCTTACCTCATATTTCTTTCAACAGAAGCATGATTTCTTAATGACTCGCAGAAAGACGATCCTCTGCCGATCCATCAGTTATATTGTGTTGATCATAATACGTTCTGTCTCATAATACATAACTTATGTGTCAGGTTATTATCTGCAGCTCACGAAACCCAGACGCTttctgattttattgtttgtatcgTCATGTTGCAGTATTTTACTTGCtaacgttttaaaatataattttattttaggtattttATATGCTCTGTTGGTGGTTGATGGAGGAGCATCACCTggagaatatattaaaataatatatatatatataattattcagcagaggcagggatgtaTAGACCAGAACAAATCACACCCTGCATGACTTATATTTCATTCTTTATTCTGCATAACTAGACTATGAAGTGCCATATAGGGTTCAAAtcctaaaaataatatatacatatatatatatatatccttaaaGTTTTCCTCACGTTATAGCTGTAGAATAAAGTAACAATAGTGTAAATTCACACAATCACATCTAAAtgattaaatctattttaaatctatgaaAATAGATAAAACACTAAATTGgtaattgatcaaatattttgtttcagtCCAAGGAATCATcgttttattagtattattaaattaatatgaaataacacCATGGACGTTTTTTGTcaagtaaatattgttttttatatctgTTGTGTAGGCCTATTGTAAATAAACTCAGTAGTCATTTTGACATTGGATAAGTTTGTTTAGGGTTCAGAATAATAAGATGTTTCTCTTTAGTCCCTACAAGCAATATGTTGTGTTATATTTCCAGTTTGAAGCTACTCTAGTCACTCCGAGAGACTGTGAAGAACAAGAGCGACGGAATGTGCttagggacttttattttggcgtgTTGGTGTGACGTCATACGGCAGCGCCGCGCTTCTGcgtctgtgattcggctgaagaacGGTTTGAATCTTAATTCATTTCAACTGTTTAAATCGATGTAAATGGTTTAGTGACTTGTATTGTTTTGTGAAAGTAAGGCGCACGTGAGTAAGTTAACAGAAAAGCTGCGTCTCATCTCTCTCTATATCACGAATCAGTTCATTATAAACCCGAATTCAGTCGCTGGCAAACAGTGAAGGGGGAAACGGAGCTTTCTGAAGCTCCGAGTCAATTTAATCAAATGACTCTCTGTTCTGAATCACTTCGCGCTAACGACACACATGCTGGACAAAACGACAATAACAGACACAAACATCTGTAAAGACTCTCCACAGATCACTGAACTATGGAGCTGATTGTGACTCATCCAGAGATCCAGTTTAGACTGTCTTTCTGTTAATTAATCTCTTAATCATGTGTGTTAAACAGAGGAGAGACTCCTGCTGAGATCCTGTTATAAAGATGGCagttattaaagaggagagtgaagacatgaagattgaagacactttcagagtcaaacaagaagatactgaggaacacaCAGGGTGggtttcattctcaaagctggcGTTCATTATTACAACGTATACTacagggctgttgaatgcttgaatctgattggctgtcgaATGATCTGAGGTGTGCGGTTATTTTCtcggttatttttttcttttctcttatttTCTCTATTACTCTTGACCGCATTACCAGTTAccaattttaacataaataatgaataataatgcatAGAGTGACTAACACTTGAGTGATTTTGCAAATATCCGCAACATAAAAGTAATATTACTACTTTCATTTGCAAAGACAATGAATCAAGTGTTAGTACGTATTAAACTTGGTGATAATGTGCTATAAATGCTCAGTGTGAATTCACTTAAGCAATGCATAATGAAACCAGTGTTTAAAAGACAGAAGgttaataatagtttataatgAAAGAATTCACTTCACTGTAGAACACTGAATCATTCGAAGACTACTATTTTGAAGGGTTCAGTGTTTGTCGTCACTACAGAATGTTCAAGGCTGCCACCTAcaggttgtttttatttaatttaatagttgAATGTCTAATTTTGTAATTAGTTTATATTCTGCCCACATGCTGCATTCTCTTTGTGTCGTTTATAtgcgaccctggaccacaaaaccagtcataaattaaaaaaaattaaaattgagatttatatataacctggaagctgaataaataagctttccattgatgtatagtttttatgatagaacaatattttgctgagaaataattatttgaaaatctggaatctgagggtgcaaaaaaatcaaaatattgagaaaatcacttttaaacttgtccaaatgaattcttagcaatgcatattactaatctaaaattaagttttgatatatttatggtaggaaatttactaaatatcttaatagcacatgatctttacttaacatcctaatgatttttagcataaaagaaaaatcaattattttgacccaaaaaatttattgttggctattgctataaatataccccagagacttaagactggtccagggtcacatattgtgtttatattctatgaaggaagaagaaaaaaaaaaaggtgctggAAAAAGTGCTTGAAAATCTTGGATTTTAATGAAATGGTGCCTTTCTGAACCCTGATAATAAACCACTTCCCTGCTCAGTTTGTGTTTGAAACCTCTCTGGTCAGTAGGTTTTGTTTTGTGCCATCAAAATGGTGTTAACTTGTATATGGGTCATTCCTGGTATGCGGTAACATTTGGCTTCACAAGtgtgttggaaaaaaaaaggtatatgattttttatttttttttgcattctactACCAAAATAGTGACATGTTTAACTATTAGGAATACATATTGGTCAAGCTCGGggactcaaaaaataataattataggtAGATTGGTCAGAGACTGGCCATGAAAATATTCCACCCTGTTAGGAACATATAGATAGTTATCACAAcatgttaataatgtaaattttaaacaataatgagCTTTTCTTGGATAGTATATGCCCCTTATGccatctaattattattttttttattttaaaaacaataataaaacaattattaaagaaataaaatgtcttaattattaaGAACAGGTACTTTTTTGTATCAATTTTTGCCAATAGgttggaaaataataaaaatattttgctcaaaaacatatatatgctGTTAGTTAGTGTTAGTGCTCCTCACCTCACAAAATAAGACCAAAGTATGCCAAACATTTAACGttgctgtcaaattattatttaaaatgacttgtCTAACAGGGTGGAAAGGAGCATAACAGGGTTGAACACCAGTGTTAACAGGTTCTAACGGTGGACAAGCTTTCCGTCATTGTCCTGTATGGTTTCCTGTCTGTAATATGTGGAACTGCACCTATAtaatattgtttcaaaacaataccaaaaaaaaaaataaaaaaaaaatccagatttccTTTTGGGGGAGGGACACAAGAATAGCTAAGTGCTTCCTTATCACAATCAATCATGGTGGCAAAACAGTTCTCTGTTCAGATGGCTagagaaataattacaaattatagaGGAcagacataaattattttttattcatatttgattaaaaataaagatgtaataattaatttggattaactaaattaacaaacaaacacaaaaaccatcacAAGAAGGAACAGTAATAGACAGTGATGccattttttgtggtttttattatgatgataatTATGATGGAAAAAATGGATGCTGcgttaattgtattaaatattgtaatatttcccCGCTCAGCCTAGTGGGtggtcttttttattgttttttttttttaccaccaagCTCAAGTTCTCTACCAGTGAGTGACCTGGGAGCTTAAGGGTTCtgcacagatatatatatatatatatatatatatatatatatatatatatatatatatggggccATACACATATAGAATTTGCTATATACACTAAATACTGCTGCTGGGTCCTTGTGGGGCCATTTATTCTATTAGAAATTTCCACCCTGTTAGTTTCATATTCCACCCTGTTTATAGACCTAACAGGGTGGAATCTAACAGCGTGGAAAAGTTTGAGCTAAGTTAGCCATAGCTGTTTGAGTGATCAACATTTAGCTAGCTACCCTTCTACAGATTAACAGAACTTTTATAACTATGtcagatttgtttttacattttttgatatGATAAACATTCTCCATAATATAGCCTAACAGGGTGGAACTTTAAGGGTGGGACAAGCAAGATAacatttcaaaaacttaaaaaaaaagctaggAGTGGGAGTTGAAGCTTACCTCAGTTTGTACAGTTGAATTACAGTGGGACaaataaatgatgtcacttcttGAAAATGGTTTCAGTGAAATTGCAGTCGGTTTTGGAAGGCGAGAAAGTATGTACTAACAGGGTGGAAGATGACTTCAGGGACATGGTAATtgaagaaaattgaaaaaaaacaataactatatttccacatgatttatatatatgattAGAGGCAGTTTAGCCTAGTctataacataattaaaacatattttgaggacataataaaattgaatgcatCTATCAATAAAAAggtgtgtaaaatacaaaaatgtatttataatgtatattatctCTGTTTAAGTGATAAAGAAGacctaaatatacaatttaagccatttcttataaatatctgactcattttagagaaaatatgagtaaataaatcATTGGGACATAAAAGTCATTGTATAACAGGAATGACCCATATGTCTTTTTTCGCTTTAGACCTAATGGCGCTGAAAGAGGAGAGACGACAACTGAACAatatgaaaaaagagaaagatcaGCATGAGAAACATTATGATTTCATAACTGGAGAAAAGTCCACAAAGACTGAAGAGACTTCCTCACAAAACAGAGCTCAGATGAACAAATCTGACAGTCATTTAACCTGCcatgagtgtggaaagagtttcagtcgAAAACGAAACCTTGAggtccacatgagagttcacactggagagaagcctttcacctgtgAGCAGTGTGGGAAAGGTTTCACTCAAGCTCAAAACCTTaacgtccacatgagaattcactcCGGAGAAATTTCTTTCACctgtcaacagtgtggaaagtgtttcactcaaaaacaaaaccttaacgtccacatgaggattcacactggagaaatcTCTTTCACATGCcaagagtgtggaaagagtttcaatcaGAAAGGAAACcttgaagtccacatgagaattcactctGGAGAAAAGCCTTATACTTGCTCTCAGTGTGGACAGAGTTTTACACACCATAACACCCTTAGTTCCCACATGAGAATGCACTCTGGAGTGAAGCCGTTCTTATGTGATCAGTGTGGACAGAGCTTCACGACAGAACTGAACCTGAGGTATCACATGAACATTCACGcgggagagaaaccattcactaAAGACAAACctttcacatgtgatcagtgcagTAAGGGTTTCACACGCAAGGTGACCCTCAATTCCCACTTGAGGATTCACTCGGGAGAGAACTGTTTTATGTGTCATCAGTGTGCAAAGAGCTTCAGTCATAAAAGTAGCCTTAGTACTCAGATGAAacttcacaccggagagaagcctttcacctgcaaactgtgtggaaagagcttcacacAAAAAGGAAATCTTAAGGCTCACGTGAAGACTTCCACAGGAGAGAAGCCGTTAAAAAAGTATAGAGACCCTTAAGTACCACAGGAGGATCCTATATTTGTTCTCTATGTGGAAAGACTTTTAAGTGGTTCTTCAATTTAAAAATGGATCAATTGAAGGCTCTGTTTACACTTCATTGTATAGAGCAATGGTTGTGGTAGGGAACTGTGTTAAAAACACACCTCAAGGATGGCCATCATCCtgcagtttagctccaaacctaatTAAAGCACTTTTAACATAGCCTAGAAGCTGATCAATTTGCTGTACATGAGCAAAGTAACAAGTGCGATATAATAATATTCATGagcagaatacacacacaccaaatttgAAACAGCCTTCAACGTGTGTTAATTGTTGATTTTCATGGAAAACACAGCCAAGGAAGGACCCACCGAAAAGGCTCGATCCCCTCTGTGTTTCAGCCTTGAGCAAGGGATTGTTAATAAGTTAAGACTGCCAGATCTTAAACTTTTAGGAGGGTTATAGGGAAACAGTAAACCAGACATGTATTTTGGAGCAAGATTATGTAGACATTCATACACAAATAGAAGAATTTTAAAGCCAATGGAGGGCTCGCAGAATGGGGGTGACGTGGTCATATTTGCAACCATTTTTAAGAGCTACCTGAGACTTGGAGACACTGTGAAACAGAATTGCAATAATACAAATGCATAGTTATAAAAGCATGGATAATTGTCTCGAAAGacttttacaaaaagtaaaagtattttgACTTcgacaaaatatgttttattttagaaagtGAACGAAGCTGGAAAAAATAGAGGCAATGTCAGACAagcctctacattgcgagtaaatcactcacatAATGCAACTAAATCTTCAgtctgggtgactaaatgatgtctaatattagccactggctaataaattcttagattttgctcaccagtgtgtgagttgggAGGCTAAGTATAattttagcacagatatattatCACTCACAGAACTCTCTATGACTGAGCGCTTCAGAATTTCACTCTCCGTCAATCAATCTATGatgtttttcagttcatctcaatggatgtgcAGCGCACCGTATTTgacgtaccgtaaactctagtgtgaaggcgcacaaCTCGCCGTCGCTTTATATCACACACATGCATAGAAAAAGACAGAGCGAGAGAGTCTTACATAACATGTAGAATTGACacactaaatgtaaatgatattctttgttttattttcccgTCAAAATAAGAGAGTTCTTTAGGAATACcttataaactgtataaaaacatggacgtagtgtccgtgacgtcacccgttttctgaagagcatttttgaagttcaaagtgggcggagcaggccatcgccatcttggcagcatgtcactgtcccagataatcgaaaataggcaaaaaggcgggagctggttgctgaagccacacccactaAGCTCGACATCAGTgtcagcggcaatccacctgtcactcaagtggccacgcccttaattatggagaactttaaggcttaatataatttaaatggatgcgttataaaaaaaaattcacccccctcacagttgtcataaagggcaaaattagctgtatagaccaaaatcattttttgtaccaggctgtaaacatgttttttctgctgtaaagttgggtattttaacatgaggagtctatgggactgacccCTTTTGGagtgatgaattgcagttttagtcacttccttgttggcttcacaagagagagcgggaggttatCGCTTAatattcttcagcttttaagaactgccgggttttccGTAGTGGGTGGAGCTAATGTGGAAACGGCAATTTCATTGGCTGGCGTtcacctattatcgtccctgttttgtttttagcaaaTCAGTTCAAGCGAACGCAGGCAACATGataaatattcatgaatccagcagctcattaatccttagtgcattttatattattattattattattatcatcagtatttttgttagttttttcccattttttacagaaacactgtatgaccaaaaaagcaccaccactagtcctaagttcagttagaatgactaatatgcattcatacatggttaccaagttttaattctaattgctatagttctatcattaaataatacttgattgtcatattataatgcttCAGTATTTTTGTGGTTAAGCTatagtgtttgtgcatttatactaaatgtatttagactactgtttttcacacaaatacCTAGAAAGAGGGTTTCTGtaggatttttaagctcaaattttaGACCTTtataagacctgcacaaataaaattaataccatatgagtGGGGTAGGGCAGTGTCCATAgtaccatattaaactgtaaaattactgtattcATTTGAAGTTtagatacaagttttcacaaaaacaaaacgtttatagtttatagttaaacgtttatagttttagttaaactttacatttcagcctataaaccatttttaagaaattattatcaataaaatactatatcaattaaataaaataaataaggggTGTGtgatatcaacaaaaaaattatatcttgaTAATTTTCTGTGATTTTATCAATAACGGTAATTAgataatattttgctgagtgtgttattgtgctaatAAACTCAAGGACTAcagtggacagctgactcctgaatttCTTGATATTCttctgtgtggtcagttcacagcagtaatAGAAATTAATCATTTCCAACAAGTTTTATGGCCATTTTtacctttaagccatttttttctaaaattgtacCCCATCTTTTCAGTCTTGCATTTGGGCTTTTACCAAGCAGATGAAATCAGTATCAgtaaaattgatctttgcaattcagaggaaacacagaatcTGCATTAGAAGTGTCATTTAGATGCATcgacacactgtttaatgcagctctgagcGACGTGGAATACTATaacttttaatacataaataatgttttgatattttaaacataaaac
Protein-coding regions in this window:
- the LOC109100697 gene encoding gastrula zinc finger protein XlCGF8.2DB-like, which produces MTHMSFFALDLMALKEERRQLNNMKKEKDQHEKHYDFITGEKSTKTEETSSQNRAQMNKSDSHLTCHECGKSFSRKRNLEVHMRVHTGEKPFTCEQCGKGFTQAQNLNVHMRIHSGEISFTCQQCGKCFTQKQNLNVHMRIHTGEISFTCQECGKSFNQKGNLEVHMRIHSGEKPYTCSQCGQSFTHHNTLSSHMRMHSGVKPFLCDQCGQSFTTELNLRYHMNIHAGEKPFTKDKPFTCDQCSKGFTRKVTLNSHLRIHSGENCFMCHQCAKSFSHKSSLSTQMKLHTGEKPFTCKLCGKSFTQKGNLKAHVKTSTGEKPLKKYRDP